One Diceros bicornis minor isolate mBicDic1 chromosome 26, mDicBic1.mat.cur, whole genome shotgun sequence DNA segment encodes these proteins:
- the CHCHD2 gene encoding coiled-coil-helix-coiled-coil-helix domain-containing protein 2 isoform X2, whose protein sequence is MRAVPRPAPAPQPPAAAPPSAVGSPAAAPRQPGLMAQMATTAAGVAVGSAVGHTLGHAITGGFSGGSNAEPTRPDITYQEPQGTQPAYQQQQQFGPCHYEMKQFLECAQNQSDLKLCEGFSEVLKQCRFANGLA, encoded by the exons ATGAGAGCTGTGCCCAGGCCAGCACCAGCACCTCAGCCACCAGCAGCGGCTCCACCATCGGCTGTTGGCTCACCTGCTGCTGCACCCCGGCAGCCAGGTCTGATGGCCCAGATGGCAACCACTGCTGCTGGCGTGGCTGTGGGCTCTGCTGTCGGCCACACGCTAGGTCATGCCATCACTGGgggcttcagtggaggaagtaatgCTGAGCCCACAAGGCCTGACATCACTTACCAG GAACCTCAGGGAACCCAGCCGGcataccagcagcagcagcagtttgGCCCGTGCCACTACGAAATGAAACAGTTTTTGGAGTGTGCCCAGAACCAGAGTGACCTTAAGCTTTGTGAGGGTTTCAGCGAGGTTCTGAAACAGTGCAGATTTGCAAATG GATTAGCCTAA
- the NUPR2 gene encoding nuclear protein 2: MDPAGPSAQAQAQPPPPEAWPAVNSEEELYDCLDYYYLRDFPASGAGRSKGRTRRERERRTNRPVPGGHERKIAQKLVNGQRKRRQRQLQPRPRTRLA; this comes from the coding sequence ATGGACCCTGCGGGTCCCAGCGCCCAGGCTCAGGCCCAGCCGCCGCCACCTGAGGCGTGGCCGGCCGTCAACTCCGAGGAGGAGCTCTACGACTGCCTGGATTACTACTACCTGCGCGACTTCCCGGCCTCCGGGGCCGGGCGCAGCAAGGGCCGGACGCGGCGCGAGCGGGAACGGCGCACCAACCGGCCGGTGCCCGGCGGTCACGAGCGCAAGATCGCGCAGAAGCTCGTCAACGGCCAGCGCAAGCGTCGCCAGCGCCAGCTGCAGCCCCGGCCGCGCACTCGCCTCGCCTGA
- the CHCHD2 gene encoding coiled-coil-helix-coiled-coil-helix domain-containing protein 2 isoform X1, with protein MPRGSRSRTSRVAPPASRAPQMRAVPRPAPAPQPPAAAPPSAVGSPAAAPRQPGLMAQMATTAAGVAVGSAVGHTLGHAITGGFSGGSNAEPTRPDITYQEPQGTQPAYQQQQQFGPCHYEMKQFLECAQNQSDLKLCEGFSEVLKQCRFANGLA; from the exons ATGCCGCGTGGAAGCCGAAGCCGCACCTCCCGGGTGGCCCCTCCGGCCAG cCGGGCACCTCAGATGAGAGCTGTGCCCAGGCCAGCACCAGCACCTCAGCCACCAGCAGCGGCTCCACCATCGGCTGTTGGCTCACCTGCTGCTGCACCCCGGCAGCCAGGTCTGATGGCCCAGATGGCAACCACTGCTGCTGGCGTGGCTGTGGGCTCTGCTGTCGGCCACACGCTAGGTCATGCCATCACTGGgggcttcagtggaggaagtaatgCTGAGCCCACAAGGCCTGACATCACTTACCAG GAACCTCAGGGAACCCAGCCGGcataccagcagcagcagcagtttgGCCCGTGCCACTACGAAATGAAACAGTTTTTGGAGTGTGCCCAGAACCAGAGTGACCTTAAGCTTTGTGAGGGTTTCAGCGAGGTTCTGAAACAGTGCAGATTTGCAAATG GATTAGCCTAA